A genomic stretch from Lathyrus oleraceus cultivar Zhongwan6 chromosome 2, CAAS_Psat_ZW6_1.0, whole genome shotgun sequence includes:
- the LOC127121444 gene encoding uncharacterized protein LOC127121444 codes for MAGRNDAAMAAAMQAMAQAVQNLPNAGGDAGSRSLATFQRENPPVFKGKHDPDAALGWLKEIERIFRVMGCTPAQKVRYGTHMLAVEADDWWLETHERLTVAGEVITWDVFRREFLRKYYPEDVRGKKEIEFLELKQGNMSVTDYAAKFVELSKFYPHYTGAGAEFSKCIKFENGLRSEIKKAVGYQKIRIFTELVDSCRIFEEDNNAHYKVVSDRKGKQHQNRGKPYDAPVGKGKQGAAPAQRTSRGGAPAGIVCFKCGQAGHKSNVCTAEVKRCFRCGKTGHAMADCKHKEMICFNCGEEGHIGSQCQKPKKSQTGKVFALTGTQTSCEDRLIRGTCFINGTPLITIIDTGATHCFISTNCARRLGLKLSALDGEMIVETPAKGSVTTSLVCLKCPLSIFDRDFYVDLVCLQLDGMDVILGMNWLEYNYVHINCHHKSVRFSTPEEEGVDLLPFRELRKLMKEGAQMFSLMATLSVESKAKIEELLVVKEFPEVFPDEIPSVPPEREVEFTIDLVPGTRPVSMAPYRMSASELYELKKQLEDL; via the coding sequence atggctggaaggaatgacgctgcaatggctgccgcaatgcaagcaatggcacaagcggtgcagaacttgccaaatgctggtggagatgctggatcacgtagcttggcgacttttcaaagagagaatccgccggtgtttaaagggaagcatgatccagatgcagccttgggatggttgaaagagattgagagaatcttccgtgttatgggttgcactccagctcagaaggttcggtatggtactcacatgctagcagtcgaagctgatgactggtggctagagactcacgagaggttgaccgtggcaggtgaagtcattacttgggatgtattccgtagggaattcctgagaaagtattatccggaagatgtccgtggtaagaaggaaatcgagttccttgagctgaagcaaggaaacatgtctgtcactgattatgctgcgaaatttgtggagctgtccaaattttatccccattacactggtgctggtgctgaattttcaaagtgcatcaagtttgagaacggattgcgctctgaaattaagaaggctgttgggtatcagaagatacgcatttttactgaattggttgatagctgcaggatatttgaggaagacaataatgctcattacaaggttgtcagtgaccgcaagggaaagcagcatcaaaaccgtggcaagccgtatgatgctcccgtgggaaaagggaaacaaggagctgctccggctcagaggactagtaggggaggtgctcctgctggtatagtttgcttcaaatgtggtcaggctggtcataagagtaatgtatgcactgctgaagtaaagaggtgttttcgctgtggtaagactggtcatgcaatggctgattgcaagcacaaggaaatgatttgttttaattgtggcgaagaagggcatattggaagtcagtgtcagaagccaaagaaatctcagactgggaaggtgttcgcattaaccggaactcaaacctcctgtgaggacagacttatccgaggtacatgtttcataaatggtactcctttaattactattattgataccggtgctaccCACTGTTTTATTTCTACTAACTGTGCTCGGagactgggtttaaaattgtccgctttggatggtgaaatgattgttgagaccccagctaagggatcagtaactacttctttggtgtgtttaaaatgtcctttgtcgatcttcgatagagatttctatgttgatttagtatgtttgcagttggatgggatggatgtaattcttggtatgaactggttagagtataattatgttcatataaattgtcatcataagtcggtgaggttttccactcctgaagaggaaggagttgacttattacctttcagagaattgcgaaaattgatgaaagagggagctcagatgttttctttgatggcgacgttgtcggttgaaagtaaagctaagatagaggaactgttagtggtgaaagaattccctgaagtttttcctgatgaaattcctagtgtgccgccagagagggaagttgaatttactattgatctggtacctggtactagacctgtttcgatggcaccgtatagaatgtcggcatctgaattgtatgaattaaagaagcaattggaagactta